The DNA segment GTTCGGCATGTACCCGAAGAAGGGCACCATCGCCCCCGGCGCGGACGCCGACGTGGTGATCTACGACCCGCACGCCGAGCAGGTCATCTCGGCCGAGACGCACCACATGAACGTCGACTACTCGGCGTACGAGGGCAAGCGGATCACCGGCCGGGTCGAGACGGTCCTCTCGCGCGGCGTCCCCGTGATCACCGAGCGGGAGTACACCGGCCGCGCCGGGCACGGCGTGTACACCCCGCGCTCCACCTGTCAGTACCTCAACTAGGAGTGGTGCCCATGGACTTCGGTCTCGTACTCCAGACCGACCCGCCCGCCTCCCGCGTCGTCGACCTGATGCGGCGGGCCGAGCGCAACGGCTTCACCTACGGCTGGACCTTCGACTCGGCCGTGCTCTGGCAGGAGCCGTTCGTCATCTACAGCCAGATCCTGGCCCAGACCGACCGGCTCACCGTCGGCCCGATGGTCACCAACCCGGGCACCCGCACCTGGGAGGTCACCGCGTCCACCTTCGCCACCCTCAACGACATGTACGGTAACCGCACGGTGTGCGGCATCGGGCGCGGGGACTCCGCGATGCGCGTCGCGGGCCGCAAGCCCAACACCCTGGCCCGGATCAGCGAGGCCATGAAGGTCATCCGCGCCCTCGGCCGGGGCGAGGAGACCGACCTCGGCGGCACCCCGATCCGCCTGCCCTGGGTGAAGCCGGGCGCCGAACTCCCCGTCTGGATGGCCGCGTACGGGCCCAAGGCGCTGAAGATGACCGGCGAGGAGGCCGACGGGTTCATCCTCCAGCTCGCCGACCTCTACCTCACCGAGTTCATGGTCAAGGCCGTCAAGGACGCCGCCGTCGCCGCCGGCCGCGACCCCGACGAGGTCACCATCTGCGTGGCCGCCCCCGCCTACGTCACCGACGACGACTCGCCCGAGGCGCTCGCCCACGCCCGCGAACAGTGCCGCTGGTTCGGCGGCATGGTCGGCAACCACGTGGCCGACCTCGTGTCCCGCTACGGCGAGCACTCCGCGCAGATCCCCGACGAACTGACCGACTACATCAAGGCCCGCGAGGGCTACGACTACGCCCACCACGGACGCAGCGGCAACCCCGACACCCAGTTCGTGCCCGACGAGATCGTGGACCGCTTCTGCCTGATCGGCCCGGTCAAGGACCACATCGAGAAGCTGAACGCGCTCCGGGCCCTGGGCGTCGACCAGTTCGCGGTGTACGACATGCACGACGCGCAGGAGGCCACCATCGACGCCTACGGCTCGAAGGTGATCCCCGCCGTCAACGCCTGAGCACGGCAGGCGAATCGAACTCCCCCTTCCCGCGCCCCGCGCGCGGAAGGGGGCCAGGACGCCCGTACGGAACCCTTACGGCGCACCCCCCCCCGCACGGCCTGTCCCGACCCTCCCATCCGATTGGCCTGCACCATGACCGAAACCGCACCCACGGCCATACCACCCTCCGCCCAAGTCACCCTCACCGACGGCCGGGTGGAGATCGCCCCCGGCGCCCCCGCGCCCAGCGGCCCCTACGCCAACGAGGACCTGCTTCCCGTACCGGCCGCCAAGCGGACCTGGACGACGTACAACTTCTCCGCGCTGTGGGTCGGCATGGCCCACAACACCGCCTCCTGGACGCTGGCTTCGGGCCTGATCGCGGTCGGCATGGACTGGAAACAGGCCGTGTTCACCATCGCGCTGGCCAACCTGATCGTGCTGGTGCCGATGCTGCTCACCGGGCACGCCGGACCCAAGTACGGCATCCCCTTCCCGGTGTTCGCCCGCGCCTCCTTCGGGGTGCGCGGCGCCAACCTGCCCGCCGTCGTACGGGCGTTGGTGGCGTGTGGCTGGTTCGGCATCCAGACCTGGATCGGCGGCGAGGCCATCTTCTTCCTGGCCGGCAAGCTGATCGGCGACAGCTGGTCCGGCGCCGCGCACATCGGCGGCTACGCCTGGACCATGTGGCTCTCCTTCGCCATCTTCTGGGCGCTCCAAGTGGCCATCATCCTGCGGGGCATGGAGACCATCCGCCGCTTCGAGAACTGGGCCGCGCCCTTCGTGATCGTCGGCGCGTTCGTGATGCTGTGGTGGATGAGCGACCAGGCCGGGGGAGTCGGCCCGCTCTTCGACCAGCCGTCCAAGCTGGGCTGGGGCGGCGACTTCTGGAAGCTGTTCTGGCCCTCCCTGATGGGCATGATCGGCTTCTGGTCCACCCTCTCCCTGAACATCCCCGACTTCACCCGCTACGGCCGCAGCCAGCGCGCCCAGACCCTCGGCCAGGCGTTCGGCCTGCCCACGACCATGACCCTGTTCGCGTTCCTGTCGGTGCTGGTCACCTCGGGTTCGCAGGCGGTGTACGGCGAGCCGGTCTGGGACCCGGTCCAGCTCGCCGCCAAGACCGACAACGTGGTGGGCCTGATCTACGCCCTGGTCACCGTGCTGGTGGCGACCCTCTCCGTGAACATCGCGGCCAACCTGGTCTCCCCGGCCTTCGACTTCTCCAACGTCGCCCCGCGCAAGGTGAGTTTCCGCACCGGCGCACTGATCACCGCCGTCCTCGCGGTGCTGATCTTCCCGTGGCGGCTCTACTCCGACCCGCAGG comes from the Streptomyces seoulensis genome and includes:
- a CDS encoding TIGR03842 family LLM class F420-dependent oxidoreductase, with product MDFGLVLQTDPPASRVVDLMRRAERNGFTYGWTFDSAVLWQEPFVIYSQILAQTDRLTVGPMVTNPGTRTWEVTASTFATLNDMYGNRTVCGIGRGDSAMRVAGRKPNTLARISEAMKVIRALGRGEETDLGGTPIRLPWVKPGAELPVWMAAYGPKALKMTGEEADGFILQLADLYLTEFMVKAVKDAAVAAGRDPDEVTICVAAPAYVTDDDSPEALAHAREQCRWFGGMVGNHVADLVSRYGEHSAQIPDELTDYIKAREGYDYAHHGRSGNPDTQFVPDEIVDRFCLIGPVKDHIEKLNALRALGVDQFAVYDMHDAQEATIDAYGSKVIPAVNA
- a CDS encoding NCS1 family nucleobase:cation symporter-1, with the translated sequence MTETAPTAIPPSAQVTLTDGRVEIAPGAPAPSGPYANEDLLPVPAAKRTWTTYNFSALWVGMAHNTASWTLASGLIAVGMDWKQAVFTIALANLIVLVPMLLTGHAGPKYGIPFPVFARASFGVRGANLPAVVRALVACGWFGIQTWIGGEAIFFLAGKLIGDSWSGAAHIGGYAWTMWLSFAIFWALQVAIILRGMETIRRFENWAAPFVIVGAFVMLWWMSDQAGGVGPLFDQPSKLGWGGDFWKLFWPSLMGMIGFWSTLSLNIPDFTRYGRSQRAQTLGQAFGLPTTMTLFAFLSVLVTSGSQAVYGEPVWDPVQLAAKTDNVVGLIYALVTVLVATLSVNIAANLVSPAFDFSNVAPRKVSFRTGALITAVLAVLIFPWRLYSDPQGYIFTWLGLVGGLLGTVAGILVADYWFLRRTRLDLADLYRAGGRYWYAGGWNWRAVAAFVVGGVLAVGGADFHPLIDGRPIPALRPLADYGWAVGLGTSMVLYVVLTLASGRRRPAAA